The Candidatus Bathyanammoxibius amoris genome includes a window with the following:
- a CDS encoding S41 family peptidase, with amino-acid sequence MLNERNNRSFFTFKNPSKPLCIAFLLSIVLFLAILARPSSAFFMDWYSSDGESKYRLSGAVTSYIERFYVDQDNVRPKHMLLEALSWTERLLPSVLVTTSEASDTIEISSGGARKELSTENIETLDDMLLALRESLVFIQANRPEPNDPKPEDLEYTAINGILTDLDPHSLLLPPKEYKEFRIGTSGRFGGLGMVVGIRDMYLTVISTIEGTPAHKAGLKRGDKIMQIDNESTVNMSLFEAVGKLRGEPGTNVTLYIHRDKTSKPETIPIKRAVIALPSIEAQPLGEGLGYIRIRSFQEDTAEDLDIHLDELKSEYGEIRGLIIDMRNNSGGLLDQAIKVSDRFLEDGVIVVTTGPGKRRREVQVAEPSEDDVLTCPIVVLMDSSSASGAEIVAAALKENGRAVIVGDRSFGKGTVQQLIDMADGSALKLTIAKYLTPLYRDIQTIGVTPDISLVPVAVGKDEIFLVKGNSDTIRESDMEGHLRGTPSIQEEPLATLRYLKTPQDAPEDEKLEGEDPYKPTDLANDRQVQLSKELLKSTNFARSEEMLEDMRATLEDLQKSEEEHIVAALEKAGIDWSEGKSTETPRPTVSLETDPFDKRIMAGEKASITISVTNERDGALYRMFAVSESKNPLLDKLEFPLGKIDAGETRSYTNEIEMPKGALDRSDEFIIKFNELNGYIPKDLHGDLTTVAQKRPRFAYSYQVIESGSNGHGPNDDGLIQKGEHIDLLVTVKNVGEGNSSKNMVTLRELSHKEVFVEEGSKELGELAPGENKTVSLRFHVRENIEANEFTVDLVITDLTYGVYLTDKLTFPILEPKAVPLLAEESRDLIVVQDEASVYGGRSIDAPIMSEMNKGFVLKSDGSVPGWYRVKLSNGGWGWVVARDVAETSAQVPVEDRVKIYVQHAPPVIGIERPPTPTQTPRIVISGEVFDEDGVKHVYVLVNNDKVYLNTPENATETKLLEFKAEVSLEEGPNNITVVARDTSGLLSTKSFVTSAKTALVKGIGETGESELQ; translated from the coding sequence ATGTTGAATGAGCGTAACAATCGAAGTTTCTTCACATTCAAGAATCCCTCCAAACCACTGTGCATAGCCTTTCTTCTATCAATCGTGCTGTTTCTGGCAATACTGGCCAGACCGAGCAGCGCATTCTTTATGGACTGGTACAGTTCCGACGGCGAGTCTAAATACAGGCTGTCCGGGGCTGTAACTTCTTATATCGAGAGATTCTATGTAGACCAGGACAATGTACGGCCTAAGCATATGCTGCTTGAGGCGTTGTCCTGGACAGAAAGGTTGCTGCCCAGCGTCTTAGTAACGACCTCCGAAGCATCCGACACAATAGAGATATCGAGCGGCGGGGCAAGAAAGGAACTGTCCACCGAAAACATAGAGACCCTTGACGACATGCTTTTGGCGCTCAGGGAATCCCTGGTATTTATCCAGGCAAACCGCCCGGAACCGAACGACCCGAAACCGGAGGATCTTGAATATACGGCCATAAACGGCATCCTCACCGACCTTGACCCACACTCCTTATTGCTCCCACCGAAGGAATACAAGGAATTCAGGATAGGCACCTCAGGGAGGTTTGGCGGACTGGGCATGGTAGTCGGAATAAGGGACATGTATCTCACCGTAATATCAACTATTGAGGGTACCCCCGCCCATAAGGCAGGCCTTAAACGTGGTGACAAGATCATGCAAATAGACAATGAGTCCACGGTCAACATGTCTCTCTTTGAAGCCGTAGGCAAATTGAGGGGTGAGCCCGGCACGAACGTCACCCTCTATATACACAGAGACAAGACCTCTAAACCCGAAACCATCCCAATCAAAAGGGCGGTAATAGCCTTGCCCAGCATCGAGGCCCAGCCCCTTGGCGAAGGTCTGGGGTACATAAGAATCAGGAGCTTCCAGGAAGACACCGCCGAAGACCTGGACATACATCTCGATGAACTGAAATCGGAATACGGTGAGATCAGAGGCCTGATCATCGACATGAGAAACAATTCCGGAGGGTTGCTTGACCAGGCCATAAAGGTATCAGACAGGTTCCTGGAGGACGGGGTAATAGTAGTGACGACAGGGCCGGGGAAGAGACGCCGCGAAGTGCAGGTGGCTGAACCATCGGAAGACGACGTGCTCACGTGCCCCATAGTAGTACTTATGGACTCCAGCAGCGCCTCCGGAGCGGAAATAGTTGCGGCCGCCCTTAAGGAAAACGGCAGGGCTGTTATTGTAGGCGACAGAAGCTTCGGGAAAGGCACCGTCCAGCAGCTTATAGATATGGCAGACGGTTCGGCGTTAAAACTCACCATTGCAAAGTATCTCACCCCTTTATACAGAGATATCCAGACTATAGGCGTGACCCCCGATATCTCACTTGTGCCGGTGGCCGTGGGAAAGGACGAGATATTTCTTGTCAAGGGCAATTCAGACACAATAAGAGAGTCGGACATGGAGGGACATTTGCGCGGCACTCCCAGCATCCAGGAAGAACCCCTGGCGACACTGCGCTATCTAAAGACCCCTCAAGACGCGCCCGAGGATGAAAAGCTGGAAGGTGAGGACCCATATAAACCGACCGACCTGGCCAACGACCGCCAGGTCCAGCTGTCAAAAGAACTCCTAAAGAGTACAAACTTCGCCAGAAGTGAGGAGATGCTGGAAGACATGAGGGCCACACTTGAAGACCTGCAAAAAAGCGAAGAAGAACACATAGTCGCCGCACTCGAAAAGGCGGGGATAGACTGGTCCGAGGGAAAGAGCACAGAGACGCCCAGACCCACCGTCTCACTGGAGACCGACCCCTTTGACAAAAGGATTATGGCCGGGGAAAAAGCCTCTATCACCATCAGTGTTACCAACGAAAGAGACGGTGCCCTTTATAGAATGTTTGCCGTCTCTGAGTCAAAGAACCCACTGCTGGACAAACTGGAATTCCCTCTGGGAAAGATCGACGCGGGAGAGACCAGGAGTTACACAAATGAAATAGAGATGCCGAAAGGCGCCCTCGATAGAAGTGACGAATTCATTATCAAATTTAATGAACTAAACGGCTATATCCCGAAAGACCTCCACGGAGACCTGACCACCGTCGCCCAGAAGAGGCCCAGGTTCGCTTACTCGTACCAGGTCATAGAAAGCGGCTCTAACGGTCACGGACCAAATGACGACGGCCTTATACAGAAGGGTGAGCACATAGACCTGCTGGTAACCGTCAAAAACGTGGGAGAAGGCAATAGCTCCAAAAACATGGTCACCCTCAGGGAACTGAGCCATAAAGAGGTCTTTGTTGAAGAAGGCTCTAAGGAGCTGGGCGAACTTGCGCCCGGGGAGAATAAGACCGTATCCTTGCGTTTCCACGTAAGGGAAAACATAGAGGCAAATGAGTTCACCGTGGACCTTGTTATAACCGATCTGACCTACGGTGTATACCTTACGGATAAACTTACCTTCCCCATATTGGAACCCAAGGCGGTCCCATTGCTGGCTGAGGAATCCAGAGACTTAATCGTTGTTCAAGATGAAGCATCTGTATACGGTGGCCGGTCCATAGACGCACCCATAATGAGCGAAATGAACAAAGGCTTCGTCCTTAAGTCGGACGGTTCCGTGCCGGGTTGGTACAGGGTAAAGCTCTCCAACGGCGGCTGGGGCTGGGTAGTTGCCAGAGACGTGGCCGAGACCAGCGCACAAGTCCCGGTGGAAGACAGAGTGAAAATTTACGTTCAACATGCCCCGCCCGTTATAGGAATCGAACGTCCGCCCACTCCGACTCAAACACCTAGAATAGTTATCTCCGGCGAGGTTTTTGACGAAGACGGCGTAAAGCACGTCTACGTTCTGGTAAATAACGATAAAGTCTACCTGAACACCCCGGAGAATGCCACAGAGACAAAATTGCTGGAATTTAAGGCCGAGGTGTCCCTTGAAGAAGGGCCAAATAACATTACCGTTGTAGCCAGAGACACCTCAGGACTTCTGTCCACTAAAAGCTTTGTCACCAGCGCAAAGACTGCTCTCGTAAAGGGAATAGGCGAGACAGGCGAATCAGAGCTACAGTAA
- a CDS encoding anhydro-N-acetylmuramic acid kinase, which translates to MKAEAEPADRPHNVIGLMSGTSSDGVSACLVEIAGNCLDTRVELRACETYPYERPIRETVLALTNTTRAPAEDVARLNVLLGRIFAGAARDVAQKAGVPLEEVDLIGSHGHTIIHRPRQQLRQNNYNNETGETPFSFTLQIGEPSVIAQETGVTTVADFRMRDVAAGGSGAPLVPYTDYILLRHSTISRAVQNVGGIANVTFLPHDCTINDVIAFDTGPGNMIMDRVTQIITDGKHNYDDGGRLAEKGRVDETLLSKLMHHPYLAVIPPKSTGREDFGTQFTDKLYKEATSNSCDDFSILATVTAFTARSIAEGYKRFITPRHKISEVILCGGGSKNYTLMKFLKKFLATIPVRTIDELGIPSQAKEPLSFAVLANETICGNPGNIPNATGARERVVLGKIIPGRNWKDIIHM; encoded by the coding sequence ATGAAAGCAGAAGCAGAACCAGCGGACAGACCCCACAATGTAATCGGGCTTATGTCCGGGACGTCATCCGACGGCGTGTCTGCATGCCTGGTAGAGATTGCCGGGAATTGCCTCGATACCCGGGTAGAGCTCAGGGCCTGCGAGACCTATCCCTATGAAAGACCCATTAGAGAGACCGTCCTCGCCCTGACTAACACGACACGGGCGCCGGCAGAAGACGTGGCGAGATTAAACGTGCTCCTGGGCAGGATCTTTGCCGGTGCCGCAAGGGACGTGGCGCAAAAGGCCGGCGTCCCGTTAGAAGAGGTAGACCTGATAGGCTCACACGGCCACACCATCATCCACAGGCCGCGCCAACAACTGCGGCAAAACAACTATAATAATGAAACGGGCGAAACACCATTCTCCTTCACCCTGCAGATAGGAGAGCCGTCCGTCATAGCACAGGAGACCGGCGTAACCACCGTAGCGGACTTCAGGATGCGAGACGTTGCCGCCGGAGGGAGCGGCGCGCCGCTTGTCCCGTACACGGACTACATCCTGCTCAGACACTCCACAATCTCAAGGGCCGTTCAGAACGTCGGCGGCATAGCAAACGTCACCTTCCTGCCGCACGACTGCACCATAAACGACGTTATCGCCTTTGATACCGGTCCGGGCAACATGATAATGGACCGCGTCACACAAATAATCACCGACGGTAAACACAATTACGACGACGGCGGCCGACTGGCGGAAAAGGGCAGAGTAGACGAGACGCTTCTTTCAAAGCTCATGCACCATCCGTATCTTGCGGTAATCCCGCCAAAGAGTACGGGTAGAGAGGATTTTGGGACGCAATTCACCGATAAATTATATAAGGAAGCAACCTCGAATTCCTGCGATGACTTCTCCATACTGGCCACGGTAACCGCCTTTACCGCAAGGTCAATCGCAGAGGGTTACAAGAGGTTTATAACGCCCCGGCACAAGATATCGGAGGTAATACTCTGCGGCGGCGGGAGCAAAAATTATACGTTGATGAAATTCCTCAAAAAATTTCTTGCGACAATTCCCGTGCGTACCATAGATGAACTTGGCATACCTTCGCAGGCGAAGGAGCCCCTGAGTTTTGCCGTACTCGCCAACGAGACTATCTGCGGAAACCCCGGCAACATCCCCAACGCAACAGGGGCACGCGAGAGGGTGGTGTTGGGAAAAATCATACCCGGGAGAAACTGGAAAGACATTATACATATGTAG
- a CDS encoding 4Fe-4S binding protein — protein MVTIDYKVCNRCGDAKEKLCERICPGNLITQDEDGWPVVRPLEDCWGCTACVKDCPVGAISMRLPFKIEQDAGAFLNASVRGNKTFWTITDGRGKKEEFSLEEVRKSVSYKGGIE, from the coding sequence ATGGTAACGATAGACTATAAGGTCTGTAATCGCTGCGGTGACGCCAAAGAGAAGCTTTGCGAGCGTATATGTCCGGGTAACCTCATTACACAGGATGAAGACGGGTGGCCCGTGGTGCGGCCGCTTGAAGACTGCTGGGGCTGTACCGCCTGTGTAAAGGACTGCCCGGTAGGGGCAATAAGCATGCGGCTGCCGTTTAAAATAGAGCAGGATGCCGGTGCATTTCTAAATGCAAGTGTGAGAGGTAATAAAACCTTTTGGACCATAACGGACGGCCGGGGGAAAAAGGAGGAGTTCTCCCTGGAGGAGGTAAGGAAGTCTGTTTCTTACAAAGGAGGGATTGAGTAG
- the mraZ gene encoding division/cell wall cluster transcriptional repressor MraZ — translation MFNGNYKHVLDEKNRIAISSALRECVSKRDGKGFYITRGLEGCLFMFPPRLWDDFVTDNVKKLPFTSKRRNFERAFVAHAFKISCDPQGRIVIPQSLKEYASLGRDVMLVGTLDRIEIWDYARWQAMDEDNTKNLDKLAEDLYSGS, via the coding sequence ATGTTTAACGGCAACTACAAGCATGTACTTGATGAAAAGAACAGGATTGCCATTTCCTCGGCGCTCAGGGAGTGTGTTTCGAAGAGGGACGGCAAGGGGTTCTACATCACTCGTGGACTGGAGGGATGTTTGTTTATGTTCCCTCCCAGACTTTGGGACGACTTTGTGACCGACAATGTCAAGAAACTTCCTTTCACCAGCAAGAGGCGCAACTTTGAACGCGCATTTGTCGCACATGCCTTCAAGATTTCATGTGACCCTCAGGGCAGAATAGTCATCCCGCAGTCCCTTAAGGAGTATGCCAGTTTGGGAAGGGATGTGATGCTGGTGGGTACGCTGGACAGGATAGAGATCTGGGATTACGCCAGGTGGCAAGCCATGGACGAAGACAACACGAAGAACCTGGACAAGTTGGCTGAGGACTTATACAGCGGGAGTTAA
- the sat gene encoding sulfate adenylyltransferase — protein sequence MTIEPHGGRLVDGIVRGAARAEMLDRATKEMKRLRLASQEIYDVELIATGAFSPLEGFMCREDYNSVVDTMRLENGTVWTIPIVLTASEKEAGNFKEGMDLALEDETGTVLAVLHLQEKFQYDKAKEALEVYGTSDDKHPGVNRLYNNGDVLLGGKISVLNRPKHNDFIKYRLDPADTREFFRKKGWRRVVGFQTRNPVHRAHEYIQKCALETVDAMLLHPLVGETKEGDIPAEIRMACYEVLLEKYYPKDRVALSVFPAAMRYAGPREAIFHALVRKNYGCSHFIVGRDHAGVGNYYGSFDAHYIFDEFDREDIGIVPLFFDYTFYCRSCYGMASFKTCPHDSKRHVALSGTEVRRILAEGHAPPSSFTRPEIAKILSAYYRCESEYHKQPS from the coding sequence ATGACAATAGAACCCCATGGTGGAAGACTTGTAGACGGGATTGTTCGCGGTGCCGCCAGGGCGGAGATGTTAGACAGGGCGACAAAAGAGATGAAGCGGCTGAGGCTTGCATCTCAAGAAATATATGACGTTGAGTTGATTGCAACCGGCGCGTTTAGTCCTCTTGAGGGATTTATGTGCAGGGAAGACTACAACAGTGTCGTGGACACCATGCGGCTGGAGAATGGAACCGTCTGGACCATCCCGATTGTCCTTACCGCCAGTGAAAAAGAGGCCGGCAACTTTAAGGAGGGTATGGACCTTGCACTGGAGGATGAAACGGGCACGGTGCTGGCGGTGTTGCACCTCCAGGAGAAATTCCAGTATGATAAGGCGAAAGAGGCCCTGGAGGTATACGGAACAAGTGACGATAAGCACCCCGGTGTCAACCGCCTCTACAATAATGGTGATGTGTTGCTGGGCGGTAAGATAAGCGTGCTCAATCGGCCCAAGCACAATGATTTTATTAAATACAGGCTGGACCCGGCGGACACAAGGGAGTTCTTTCGAAAGAAGGGCTGGAGGCGGGTTGTGGGTTTTCAGACCCGGAACCCGGTACACAGGGCGCATGAGTACATTCAGAAATGTGCGCTTGAGACGGTGGACGCGATGCTCTTACACCCGCTGGTGGGTGAGACGAAGGAGGGTGACATACCGGCCGAGATAAGGATGGCCTGTTACGAGGTACTGCTGGAAAAATACTATCCGAAAGACAGGGTGGCCCTGTCGGTTTTTCCTGCGGCCATGCGATATGCAGGGCCCAGAGAGGCCATATTTCACGCCCTGGTGAGAAAGAATTACGGGTGCTCGCACTTCATAGTGGGCAGGGACCATGCAGGCGTAGGAAATTATTACGGCAGCTTCGACGCCCACTACATCTTTGATGAGTTTGACAGGGAGGATATAGGCATTGTGCCGCTGTTCTTCGACTATACCTTTTACTGCAGGAGCTGCTACGGAATGGCCTCTTTCAAGACCTGCCCGCATGATTCAAAGCGCCATGTGGCACTTAGTGGTACCGAGGTAAGGAGGATACTTGCGGAGGGTCATGCCCCGCCGTCTTCGTTTACCAGGCCCGAGATAGCCAAGATCCTTAGCGCGTACTACAGGTGTGAGTCGGAATACCATAAGCAGCCCAGCTAG
- the murQ gene encoding N-acetylmuramic acid 6-phosphate etherase, whose protein sequence is MPNKKRSKKMPIGARRIVDRSGLLTEKQNPGTKDIDTKGVLEIVDAINKEDATVSGAVRKERKNVARAVALVVKSFKNGGRLFYAGAGTSGRLGILDASEIPPTFGTQPRLVQGIIAGGRKAVFRSVEGAEDSRSEGRRAIHRAGVKNADTVVGIAAGGTTPFVQSALKTASALGAGTVFLTCNPDTKPGTDVDVIIRPVTGPEVITGSTRMKAGTATKLILNTLTTAAMIKTGRVWGNLMVDLHATNSKLIDRSERIIMGVTGLSRQRARRLLEEAHGGTKTAILMHLLDIPYTNARKRLSESEGSLRDAMDGFS, encoded by the coding sequence ATGCCTAATAAAAAAAGGTCGAAAAAAATGCCCATCGGCGCCAGACGTATAGTCGACCGGTCTGGACTATTGACGGAAAAGCAAAATCCAGGGACGAAGGACATAGACACCAAAGGCGTCCTGGAGATAGTAGACGCAATCAACAAAGAGGACGCGACAGTATCCGGGGCCGTCCGCAAGGAGCGCAAGAACGTCGCGCGTGCCGTAGCGTTAGTGGTAAAGTCGTTCAAGAACGGAGGCCGCCTGTTTTACGCGGGGGCCGGGACAAGCGGCCGGCTGGGCATCTTAGACGCCTCGGAAATACCTCCAACCTTCGGCACCCAGCCCCGTCTTGTACAGGGCATCATCGCGGGGGGCAGGAAGGCCGTGTTCCGTTCCGTCGAAGGGGCGGAGGACAGCCGTTCAGAGGGCAGGAGGGCCATCCATCGGGCGGGGGTAAAGAACGCCGACACGGTGGTGGGGATTGCGGCAGGAGGCACCACCCCGTTCGTGCAGTCCGCCCTGAAGACCGCAAGCGCATTAGGGGCGGGGACCGTCTTCCTCACCTGTAACCCCGATACCAAACCAGGCACTGACGTTGACGTCATCATAAGGCCCGTAACCGGACCGGAGGTGATTACGGGTTCCACACGAATGAAGGCGGGTACGGCCACAAAGCTCATCCTGAACACGTTAACCACTGCCGCCATGATAAAGACCGGCCGTGTATGGGGAAACCTGATGGTAGACCTGCACGCCACAAACAGCAAGCTCATCGACCGCAGCGAGCGGATAATAATGGGTGTAACGGGCCTGTCCAGGCAGAGGGCAAGACGGCTCCTGGAAGAGGCCCATGGAGGGACGAAGACGGCTATATTAATGCACCTGCTTGATATTCCCTACACGAACGCACGAAAAAGACTCTCTGAATCAGAAGGTTCCCTGAGGGATGCCATGGATGGTTTTTCTTGA
- the queA gene encoding tRNA preQ1(34) S-adenosylmethionine ribosyltransferase-isomerase QueA: protein MNTNPDHTTDLYDYPLYKELVAQHPLPERDASRLMVLNRATGKREHRSFSDIVRYLRKGDALVLNDSKVIPARLIGSRKTGGAVKVLLVNRLGRGRWRILLETRGKPSAGEDVLFDGESLRGTLVERLSSREWVMVFESDDTVWEIINKVGRMPLPPYIKRHPGNDPFLLEDMERYQSVFASKPGSIAAPTAGLHFTPPLLGRIRRTGVEVVHITLHVGLGTFMPIRSSAITRHKMEKEYYELDIDAARRLNDVRKRGGRVVAVGSTCCRVLETLAQEDELKASKGWTDLFIHPPYRFKMVDALLTNFHLPRTTLLVLVAAFAGRTKILEAYAEAEKKGYRFYSYGDAMLIL, encoded by the coding sequence ATGAACACCAATCCAGATCACACAACCGACCTCTACGACTATCCACTGTACAAGGAACTTGTAGCCCAGCACCCGTTACCCGAGAGAGATGCCTCGAGACTTATGGTACTTAACCGGGCCACGGGGAAACGGGAGCACCGCAGCTTTTCAGATATAGTACGCTATTTACGTAAGGGGGACGCGCTGGTGTTGAACGACTCCAAGGTCATACCCGCCAGGCTGATTGGCAGCAGGAAGACCGGGGGCGCCGTGAAGGTATTATTGGTGAACAGGTTAGGGCGGGGAAGATGGAGGATCCTCCTTGAAACAAGGGGTAAGCCCTCTGCGGGGGAGGATGTTCTCTTTGATGGGGAGTCGTTGAGAGGGACCTTGGTGGAGAGGCTGTCATCCAGAGAATGGGTCATGGTTTTTGAATCCGACGACACGGTCTGGGAGATAATAAACAAGGTCGGCCGGATGCCTCTCCCTCCATACATAAAACGTCACCCCGGCAACGACCCCTTTTTGCTTGAGGACATGGAACGATACCAGTCTGTCTTCGCGTCCAAGCCCGGTTCTATTGCAGCGCCCACCGCGGGACTCCACTTTACGCCGCCGCTTTTGGGGCGTATCAGACGGACAGGTGTAGAGGTTGTCCATATCACGCTCCACGTTGGCCTGGGCACGTTCATGCCAATAAGGTCGTCTGCCATAACCCGTCACAAGATGGAGAAGGAGTACTACGAGCTGGACATAGACGCCGCCCGGAGGTTGAACGATGTGCGCAAGCGGGGTGGGAGAGTCGTCGCAGTCGGCTCAACGTGCTGCCGTGTCCTTGAGACACTCGCACAGGAGGACGAGCTAAAGGCATCCAAAGGTTGGACCGATTTATTCATCCATCCCCCGTACAGGTTTAAGATGGTAGACGCGCTACTAACCAATTTTCACCTGCCCAGGACAACACTGCTCGTGCTTGTGGCCGCCTTCGCGGGCCGGACCAAAATCCTGGAAGCCTATGCCGAGGCGGAAAAGAAGGGCTACAGGTTTTACAGTTACGGTGATGCGATGCTAATACTCTAG
- the rsmH gene encoding 16S rRNA (cytosine(1402)-N(4))-methyltransferase RsmH has translation MQLEAPPHRPVMLKEVLEWLRPGPGHVVLDCTVGVGGHAAAILKELGTEGLLIGVDKDEEALEMAKRFLTPFKENVRFFHADYREAGSVLEEAGVKGGMVDGILLDLGASSLQLDSPERGFSFRHEGPLDMRMDTSGKMTAASLIKRLSEKELVEVFKRFGEERWSRRIARAIKRGAPVKTTTELANLIERSVPGRRGRIHPATRIFQALRIAVNRELESLESFLENCYGFQRPGGRTVAISFQSLEDRVVKHAFLKSSRAGTYRILTKKPVRPSQEEVQENRRSRSAKLRAMEKL, from the coding sequence ATGCAGCTAGAGGCGCCTCCTCATCGACCGGTGATGTTAAAGGAGGTGCTCGAGTGGTTGAGGCCAGGGCCCGGGCACGTAGTGCTTGACTGTACGGTAGGTGTTGGGGGTCACGCTGCGGCCATATTGAAAGAGTTAGGAACGGAGGGACTTCTAATTGGTGTGGACAAGGACGAAGAGGCGCTAGAGATGGCGAAAAGATTTCTCACACCTTTCAAAGAAAACGTTCGGTTTTTTCACGCAGACTACCGGGAAGCGGGGTCCGTTCTGGAAGAGGCAGGTGTAAAGGGGGGTATGGTGGACGGGATACTTCTTGACCTTGGAGCGTCATCCTTACAGCTTGACTCACCGGAACGCGGCTTCAGTTTTCGACACGAGGGTCCCCTGGATATGAGGATGGACACCTCCGGTAAGATGACCGCGGCGAGCCTTATAAAGAGACTGTCGGAGAAAGAGCTGGTGGAGGTTTTCAAGCGGTTTGGCGAGGAAAGATGGTCCAGGAGGATAGCTAGGGCGATTAAGAGAGGGGCCCCGGTTAAGACCACTACCGAACTGGCAAATCTTATCGAGAGAAGTGTTCCCGGGAGAAGGGGCAGGATACATCCGGCCACCAGGATTTTTCAAGCGCTTCGTATAGCGGTGAACCGGGAGCTTGAGAGCCTGGAGTCTTTTCTTGAGAACTGCTACGGGTTTCAGAGGCCGGGGGGCCGCACGGTGGCAATAAGCTTTCAGTCGTTGGAAGACCGTGTTGTGAAGCATGCCTTTCTGAAGAGTTCTCGCGCCGGCACTTACCGTATCCTTACCAAGAAACCGGTTCGGCCCTCTCAGGAAGAGGTTCAGGAGAACAGACGCTCCAGGAGCGCAAAACTACGGGCGATGGAGAAACTCTGA